The Holophagaceae bacterium genome segment GCGCCCTGGCGGCCGTGATGCTCGCCACCCGGAAATTGGATTGGTACGGGATCTCCCAGAAAGGCGAAGTGGCCGGGTCCGAATGAACCCGTGTGAAAATCAGGTTCCGGCCCCCCCGGCCGGGACCTGGTCCATGAGGGGTCCCCATCTCGCCAAGCACGCCCAACGCCACCGGCCGCATCCATGCCCTGGACATCCTCCGTGGATTAATGGCGCTGGCGGTGGTGGTCTACCACACGTCCCTCTGGACGGAGCTGTTCGCCCCGGCGGGTGGCGCCACGACGATGCTGGCGAAGCTGGGCATCTACGGCGTGCAGGGATTTTTCGTCATCAGCGGCTTCTGCTTCTTCCACCTCTACGGTGGAACGGTGTTCGATGGCCCCGCGCTGCGGAGGTTCTTCCTGAAGCGGTGGATGCGGCTGGCGCCGCTGTTCTTCGTGGTGGTGGGCCTGAACCTGCTGTTCCATCAAAAAGCGGGGCCTGATCCGAACCTCCGGATGATCGCGGAGAATCTGACCCTGGCTTTCGGATTCTTCCATCCCAACCACGCGCTCGTGGTGGGCGGATGGTCCATCGGCGTGGAGGCGGTGTTCTATGCGGCCCTGCCCTCGCTCATCCTGGCCACCCGCGCGCACAAGGGCTTCCTCTACGTGTTCGCGGCGCTCCTGCTCTGGGCCTCGACGCCCTGGAGCCTCCGCTGGGTCCTGGAGGCCGAGCCCTGGAACCGATTCCATGCCTATGTCCAGGTGTCCAACCATGCCTTCCTGTTCCTGCTCGGCGGGATTCTGGCGCACCTGCGGTCCAGGACCGCCTTCCGCCTGAAACCCTTGCCCTTCGCGATCTTGCTGGCGGCGCTGGCCGCGATCACCTTTGGCCTGCACCGCGGCTTCTACGATCACTTCGACATCATGGCGGGGCCCGCCCGCTACCAGTTCTCGGCCCTATGCGTGGCGGTGGTGGGTTGTTTCGCCTTTGCCGACGTGAAGGAATCCAAGGGTGTCCATCCCTTCGTGGTGCTGGGGGATCTGAGCTATGGCACCTACCTGCTGCATCCGTTGGCCAACGCCCTGCTTCTGTGGCTGGGCATGGCCAAGCAGGGCTGGACGACCTTCGGCCTGGGCCTGGGCCTGACGCTGCTGCTGGCTTATGTTTCGTACCGCTTCCTCGAGAAGCCCGCCATGGCCCTGGCGCGAAAGTAAGCGGCTATCAGCTATGAGCTCATGGCTCATAGCTCATAGCTCATGGCTCATAGCTGATAGCTCAAAGCTCATAGCTCTTCCCCGATCCTTGGGATCGAACTAACATTCGATGATTGCTCATTGATAAGGATCCCCCATGACCACGGCCATGACCCTCGACTCCATTTTCCAGGACGCCAGCAAACGCATGAGCGTCTCCATCGAGACGCTGCGCAAGGAGATGGCCACCATCCGGACGGGCCGGGCCAATGCCAGCATCCTGGACACGCTCCAGGTGGAATACTACGGCACCCTTTGCCCCCTCAGCCAGGTAGCCAGCATCAGCGTGCCGGAGTCGTCCATGCTGGTGCTGCAGCCCTTCGACAAGACTTCGATCAAGGCCATCGAGACCGCGATCCTGAAAAGCGATCTGGGCTTGAACCCGGGCAATGACGGCAATGTGATCCGCCTGCCCATCCCGCCGCTCAACGAGGAGCGCCGGCGGGATCTGGTGAAGGTCGTCCATCGCCTGGCCGAGGAGATCAAGACCGCCATCCGCAACGTGCGCCGCGATGCCAACGACCATGTGAAGAAGCTCGAAAAGGACAAGGCCCCCGGCGTGAGCGAGGACACCGCCAAGAAGCTCGCCGACGAGATCCAGAAGCTCACGGATGCCCGCGTGAAGGAAGTGGACGAGGCCGTGAAGCACAAGGAAGCGGAGATCATGAAGGTGTGAGGGCTGAGGGTGTGGGTTGAGAGTCGAAAGTTTAAAAGTTGAAAGTTTAAAAGTTGAATAGTTAAAAAGTTGAAAGTCGAGAGTTGAGAAACGCGGGCCGAGGTTCGCATAGGCCTTGATTGAAATAATGGCGCAGAGGACCTCTGGAAAATCGAGGCCTTCAACGCTTCGACTTTTCGACTCTTCAACTTTTCGACTCTTCGACTCTTCGACTTTTCAACAATGGATTCCGTGCTTAAACCCCACCCATGGCCGCCCCCACCCTAGCCCTGCTCGCTCTCGCCTCCCTCGCCGCCGGTTTCATGGACGCGGTGGTGGGCGGCGGCGGGCTCATCACCATGCCAGCGCTGATGTTGGGGCTGCCCGCGGGCACGCCCTTGCCGACCATCCTAGGCACCAACAAGGTGCTGGCCTGCACGGGCACCACCATGGCGGCGGGGAAGTTCCTCCGGAGCGGCGTGATGCGCTGGCAGGACATGGCGGGGCCGGTCTTCGCCTCCATGCTCGGCGCCTGCGGCGGCGTGGCCCTGGCGTATTTTCTTCAAGGCCGGTTCGAAGCGCTGCTGCGCCCGGTGATGCTCGCGGTCATGGTGGCGATGCTGGCCTTCACCCTGCTGAAACCCGGACTCGGCCATCTCCACGCGCCGAAATTCGGCCTGGGCCATCAACGGGGGCTGGCCATGGCCATCGCGCTCTGCCTGGGCTTCTACGATGGCTTGTTCGGCCCGGGCACGGGGTCGGTGCTGATTTTCCTGTTCGTGGCGGTGCTGGGCTTTGATTTCCTCCGCTCCTCGGCGCTGGCGAAATCCGTGAACTGGGCCTCCAACATCACCGCCATGACCCTGTTCCTGTGGCACGGCAGCTGGATTCCCGTGGTGGCGCTGAGCATGGCGGTGGCCAACGGCGTCGGCGGCTACCTGGGGGCCCATGTGGCGCTGGAGAAGGGCAGTTCCTGGGTCCGGGCCATGTTCATCGCGGTGGTGTCGGCCTTGATATTGAGACTGGGCTGGCAGGTCTGGTTCGGATGAAGGTGGGTTAGGCTTAACGGGATGCCTTCTCCGCGCCCCACTCCATTCCTGCTGGATGTCCTGATCTCCGGCGCGAGGTTTTTCTATCTGCTCTGGGGCGGCATGCTCCTGACGACGCTTTCTCTCTACAACCGCCTGCGCCCGCCAGCCTTCCTGTGGAGGTGGCCGGATGTGGCGCGTTTCTTCACGGGCTCCTGGGGGCGCGGGTTCTGCCTGGGCCTGGGCCTCGTCATGGCCGTCGCCGCGCTGCTGGAGGTGTGGACCCTGGTGGACAAGCTGCTGGTGCGGTTCCTGGCGGATCCGCACCGGGAGCAGTGAGGGATCTCGAATTATGAAGGATGAGCGGGCAACGATGATGGACTCCCGGCGCTGGGCTGAAAGGCGATACCCATGAGGTCCTTCGAGGCCTATGTGGCGAACCGCTACCTGACCACGCGCAAGAAGGGCGCTTTCGTGCGCGTGATGGTGCGCTTCGCGCGCTGGGGCATCGCGGTGGGCGTGTTCGCCATGGTCATCACCCTCGCCCTCATGAATGGGTTCCGGGAAGAAATCCAGGCCAATCTGTTTTCCGCCACTTCGCACTTCAGCGTGTTCCACCTGGCGGGCGACATTCCGGACACCGCCGCCGCGTTGAAGGCGGTGCGCGGCACCAAGGGCGTGCGGGCCGCCAGCCCCATCCGCCGCGAGAAAGGGCTGCTCAGGCTGCCGGGCGTGGATGGACCGCCGGCGGCGGTGGCGGTCAACGCCATCGATCCGGGTTCAGCCCGCTCCACGTCGAGCCTCCTGGATTCCGTGAAGCCAATCCGCATCGAAGACCTCCGGGAAGGCGAAATCGTGCTGGGCCGCGAACTGGCCAACAACCTGCAGCTGCGCGTGGGGGACACGGTCGCCATCGCGACGCTGCGGCTGCAGTTGGGCCTGTCGGGCCTCCAGCCCAAGCTGCAGGCCTTCAAGGTCGCGGGCATCTTCCAGAGCCACATCAGCGAATACGACACCAACTGGGTCTTCGTGCACATCCTCGACGCCGAGCGGCTGGCCCGCACGGACCAGGCGGAGACGATCGAGGTCCGCGCCGCGGATACCGAAGCCATCGGGGAAGCCAAGGCTGCGGTGCTCGCTGCCCTGAACCAGGAGGGCCGGGGCGGGTTCATGACCACGGACCTGCGGGACACCAACAAGGCCCTCTTCGAGGCGCTGAAAGTCGAGAAGTGGATCTTCACGGCCATCCTGTCCCTCATCGTGCTGGTGGCAGCCTTCAACATCGTGGCGAGCCTCGTGCTGTTCGTGACCGAGAAGCGCCGCGACCTGGGCGTGCTGCTGTCCTTGGGCGCCACGCCGCGCCAGATCCGGCGCCTGTTCGAATGGCAGGGCCTGCGCATCGGCGCGGTGGGGACCCTGTGGGGCCTGGGCCTGAGCGTGCCCTTCTGCCTGGTGGCGGACCGCTACAAGCTCGTGAAGCTGCCTAGCGCGGTCTACGATTTCATCACCTACATACCCTTCCGCCTGCACCTTTCAGATTTGCTTTTCGTCACCATCTTTCCGCTGCTGGTGGCCTGGTTGGCGTCCCGCTATCCCGCCAGGCGCGCAGCAGCCTTGAATCCCGTCGACGCGCTGAGGGCCGAATGACGCTCGCGAACTCCTATCTTTTCCTCGATACCGAAACCGGGGGCCTGGACCCGCGGAGCCACAGCCTGCTGAGCCTGGGACTCGTGGTGGGCGATGCGTCCGGCGTGGCGGACAGCTCGGAGATCCTGATCCGGCACGAGCCCTACGTGGTCACGGGCGGCGGCATGAAGGTGAACCGCATCGACCTGGCCGCGCACCACGAGGCCGCCCTGCCGCCCGCGGAGGCCATGGACCGGGTGGATGAATTCCTGAACCGCCATTTCCCTGAAAGGATGAGAGTCACGCTCGTGGGCCACAACATCGCCTTCGACCAGGCCTTCCTTTCGGAATTCCTGCTCTCGACGGGCCGCGACCCCGAAGGGCGCTTCCACCACCGCATCGTGGACACCCACAGCATCGCCTCGGCCCTGCGGGACGCGGGCAAACTGGACCTCCAGCGCCTCAGCAGCGACAGCCTGTTCGAGCATTTCGGCATCCTGGTCCCCGCGGAAAAGCGGCACACGGCCCTGGGGGATTCGCTGGCCACTTTCCACCTGTACTGGAAACTGGTGGAGCTGTGCCGATGATCGGCCGGGCGCTCTCCGTCCAGGGCCTGAAGAAGGCCTATGCCGACGCGGAGCATCCGGTCTTCGACGGGTTCTCCCTGGAGGTCGAGGCGGGCTGCCTCTGCGCGCTGGTGGGCGTGAGCGGCGTGGGGAAGACGACCCTGCTGAACTGCGTGGCGGGCCTGGACCGCTGGGAGGGCGGCAGCATCCGCATCGGCGGAACCCCGGTCCCGGAATCCGCCGGGGACCGCTCGCTGTACCGCCGGGAGCATGTGGGCCTGGCCTTCCAGCAGCCCCATCTGCTGCCGGAATTCACCGTCCGCGAGAACCTGGAAATGCCCTTCCGCATCGAGGGCGCGCTCACGGCGGGCCGTGAGGAGTGGATCCTGGAATTGCTTGAGATGGTGGGCATCCTCCATCTTTCCGAACGCCTCCCCAACCAGCTCAGCAGCGGGCAGGCGGCGCGGGTGGGCCTGGCCCGGGCGCTGGTGCGCAGGCCTTCCCTTTGGCTGCTGGACGAGCCCACGGGGAACCTGGATCCCGAAACGGCGGATGAGGCCTTCGCCTTGCTCCTGAAGCTCCATCGGGAGCTGCGCCCCACCACGCTCCTAGTCACCCACAACCCGGATCTGGCGGACCGCTGCGAACGGACGGTGCGGCTAGGGGGCCATTGAACAAAATGTAACCGTAGGGCCACGTCTGCCACGAAGGACCACACATAGATACCTTCGTGCCTTGTTCGTGTTCGTTCGTGGCCGGTCTTTTACTGGACTACTTGGCCTTCTTGCGCTTCTTGGCCGGAGCCTTTGCGGGGACAGGCTTGGCGGCTTCCGGTTCATGGAAGAATCCCACCAGCTGCAGATTCAATTCCACGGTGTCCTTGAGGCCGATCTTCGCGGCGATGCTGCCGGAACCGACGCCCCAGTTATTGCGGTCGATCTTGAGGCTGCCCTCGTAGCTCCAGGTGTCCGCGCCGGCGCCGTTCTTGCCGAAGGAGGGCTCGAAGGGGATGGTCAGCTCCTGCTTCACGCCGTGCATGTCCAGGGTGCCTTGCACCATCACCTGGCTGCCCTGCTTCCAGACCTTGGAGGACGTGAACAGGATCTTGGGGTACTTGGCGGCATCGAAGAAATCCGGTGACTTCAGATGCCCGTCCCGGCTCTTGTTCTCGGTGTTGATGGAGGCCACGTCGATTTCGAGCCTCACCTTCGCGTTCTCCAGGGTGTCCGGATCGCCGCTGATGTCCGTGGCGTATTTCCCGAAACTGCCTTCCACCTTGAAAAGGGTCTTGGCGCTGAAGCCGATGCGCGAATGGATGGTGTCCGGCGTGAAAGTCCTGTCCCCGGCGGTCAGGGCGAGGGACGGGGCGATCAGCAACAGCGCGGCGAGGACGATCGGGGTTCGGGACACAGGGCCTCCAAAGGGCAATGGGATTGGGATGGCCCGAGGCTATGTGTTGTGACACGTTTTTCAGGGGCCGGGTTCGGAGACGGGCGCCTTCGCCGCGCGGCGGCTTTCGATGAAATCGTTCAGGATGACAGCCGCCGCCGCCGCATCGAGCCTGGCTTTGCGGTCTTTGGGTTTCACGCCCCGCTGCGCCAGGAGCCTTTCGGCCTCCATGGAGCTCAAGTGCTCATCGCCGAAGCGCAGGGGCAGGCCCGTGAGCGAAGCCAACGCAGCGCCAAAACTCCTGGCCAGAGGAGCCGTCGCGCTCTCGGCGCCATCCTTGTGCCGCGGAAGACCCACCAGCAGGGCCTGGACTCCTTCCTCCCGGCACAGCCGCGCGAGTTTCCGCAGGGTGGCATCGCCTTCCTGGGGCCACACCTCGAAGGGGGAGGCGAGGATCTCCAGCTCGTCCGAAAAGGCGATGCCGATCCGCTTGGTGCCGTGGTCCAGGGCCATCCATCTCATTCTGCGATCATACTTGAACCGATGAGCCGCGCCCTTCCCGACGAGCTGCTGAAGCTCCCCCACCGCACCGATGTGCCCTTCCCCAGGCTCACCACGCTGGGCGTCGGCGGCCTTTGCCGTTGGCTGTTCGAGCCCACTACCGAGGGCGAAGCCCAGACCTTCGTCCGCGCCTGCGCCCGCGAAAACATCCCCTACCGCGTGCTGGGCGGCGGATCCAATCTCGTGGTCCTGGGCGATATCGGGATGCCGGTGTTGCGGCTGCGCTTTCCGGCGGAGCTGAAGCGGGAAGGCCTGAAACTCACGGCCCCAGCCAGCTTCGGCCACATCCGGATGGCCCAGGGCGCCGCCCAGGAAGGCCTCAGCGGCATGGAATACGCCAGCGGAATCCCCGGCACCACCGGCGGCGCCCTGCGCATGAATGCGGGCGCCTACGGCCGGGAGCTGGTGGACATCCTGGACACCTTCCGGTTCCTCACGCCCGAGGGCGAACTGGTGGAGAAGCGTCCCGACCCCGGCGAATTCAGGTACCGCTGGAGCTTCCTGTCCGGCGGCCATGTGGGGCTCGCCTACACCGTGAAATTGGCGGAAGGGGACCGCGACCGCATCCAGGCCCAGGTGCTGGAGAACATGGGCAAGCGCGGCAGCAGCCAGCCTTTGACCAAGCGCAACGCGGGCTGCATCTTCAAGAATCCGTCCGGAGCCAGCGCAGGGCGCCTCATCGACCAGGCTGGCTTGAAAGGATTCCGGATCGGGGATGCGGAAGTCAGCCCGGAACACGCCAATTTCCTCATCAACCACGGCCACGCCACCGCCGCGGAATTCGCGGAGCTGATGGACGTGGTGCGGAGCAAGGTGAAGGAGCTGCACGGCATCGAATTGGAGCCCGAAGTGGAGATCTGGCGGGATGTCTGAAACTGTGGGCGATTTTCATTCCGATGCCGCCGCGATCTTCGACTTCTTGACTCCTCGACTCTCGACTTTTTGACTCTTCGACTTTTTGACTCTTCGACTTTTTGACTCTTCGACTTTTCGACTCCTCGACTTCTCGACTCCTCGACTCTTGACTCTCGACGCCGCTAGACTTCATCCCAATGGCCTACCCCAACCACCTCCACGCGCATCGCCCCTGGCTCCCCTTCGCCAAGGCGGGCATCGTGCTGGTCGTGGTGGGCCTGGTGGCCTTCGGCCTCCTGGAAGTGGCGCAGCGCTACTTCGGATTGCAGAAGCTCACCATCGAACAGGTGAGCGTCAGCGGTTGCCGCGGCGACCGCCAGGCCAGGATCCTGGGCATCGTGGAGCCCATGACCCTGGGCAAGCCGCTGTTCTGGTTCGACGCGGACAAGCTGAGGACCAAGGTGGAGTCGGAACGGTGGGTGAAGGGCCTGATCATCCGCCGGGACCCGCCGGACCGCCTGAGCCTGGTCATCGAGGAGCGCAAGCCCCTGCTCTGGCTGGTGAAATCCTCCGGCGTCTTCCTCCTGTCCGATGATGGTGTGGTGCTGGACCGGATTAATGATGCGAATTCGACTCCTATTCCGGTGATTTACGATCCTTCGAGCCAGACCGACGAGAACCTCGTGAAGCTCATCCGCGCTGCGTCCGAGCTGCGGGACAAGCAGGCCGGTTTCTTCGGCCGGCTCACCGAACTGCGTTGGGCGGAACGCGGGCCCATTGCCTACATCGAGGGGCTCTCCGCCCCGCTTTACCTATCCAAAGTCGACATCCAGAAGAATATCCCCAATTTTCAGGGACTATTCCTGGACCAGTTGGCCAAAAGTCCGAATCTTTCGAAACTCCGGTACGTGGATCTGAGATGGGACGACGAGATCGCCGTGGGGGAGCCCCAGGAAACGGCCCCGCCCGCCCAGAAGGCGCTGCCCTAGAATCGAGGTTCCTCTTGGAACCACTGAAAAGAGGGTGATCCGGGCGATCTGCGGATTCCACGGAATTGCCCCGGGCCTGGTTCGGCCCCTGGTTTTATGGCCCTCGAGGTGCGGGCGGTAAAAGCCCGGCAACCGCACCTGGCGCAAAACCCCTTCGACCCTGTGGAACGCTCTGAAATGCGTGGAACACAAGATCCGTGTGATCAGAGGCCTTCCTAATCTCCTTTTCAATCGACAGCCTGCGCGCGGGTTTCCGTTCCCTGGCCATCGCAGGAATCAAAAAAATGCTCCATCCGGGTATTTTTTTCCGGCTGGCCCCTCCCGCAGGGCCGGACTGCGGCTATGCTTGGTTAACACAAGGGACAGTGCATGGTTCAACCTGCGGTACTTCTCGGACTCGATCTAGGTGCAAGCAAAGTCGTCTCAGTAATCGCAGTGCAGGATGAAAGCGGCGCCCTTCAAATCACGGGGGCGGCCCAGGCCAATGCCGAAGGCGGCATCCGCATGGGCGAGATCAACGACATGGAGCTCACCACGCGGGCCATCAACCGCGCGGTGGAGGAATCCATGCGTGCGGCCGGGCAGACCAAGCTGGAGGGCCTGCGCGTCTCCGTGGACGGGATCCAGTTCAAGGGCGAAAACCTGCGCGACTCCATCACGATCTCGAGCATGGACAAGATCATCACCGTTGCGGACCGGGACCGCGTGCTGGAGCAGGCTGCCAACGGCTGCAAGCTCGCGAAAGAGGAGACCGTCCTGCACCGCATCCCGCAAATGTTCCACATCAAAGGCCAGCGGGACATCCGCAACCCCGTGAACATGGTGGGCGAGACGCTCGAAGCGGAAGTGCGCATCATCGTCGCTCCCGGCTCGGTGCTGGGGAACATCAACCGCGCCCTCCAGCTTTCGGGCCTCCAGGGCGCCGACCTGCTCTATTCGCCCATGGCCTCCGCCGAGGCGGTGCTGACCCGCGAGGACAGCGAGAACGGCGCGGTGGTGGTGGACATCGGCGACGAGCTGACCCACCTCGGCGTATTCCTGCGCGGCGCGCTGTTCCACAGCGCGGTGATCCCCATCGGCGGCCGCCACTTCACCCGCGATCTCGAAATCACCAAGCACCTGGGCGGCATCAGCGTCGCGGAGCGCATCAAGCGGGTCTACGGCACGGCCCTGCCCACCCAGGTTCCTCCCGAAGAACACATCGAGCTGGAAGACGAGGGCCGCCAGGTCTCCCGCCGCGAACTGGCGGAAGTGCTGCATGCGAGGGCCGTGGAATTGCTCAACATGGTGCTCGCCGAGATCGGCCGCAGCGGCCTGATCCACGAGATCCACGGCGGCGTGCATCTCGTGGGCGGCGGCGCCCTGCTGCCGCACCTGCCCATCCTCGCCCAGAACATTCTCGGCCGCCCGCGGGTGGTGCTGGGCCGGGTCCACGGGCTCCAGGGCCTGCCCCAGGTGCTGTCCAATCCCCTCTACACCAACGCGCTGGGCGCCGTGAAAGCCCTCGCGCGCGAGCTCCAGGACAGCGGCCCCAAACGCGGCGGGGACGGCCTTCGCGGATTCTTCAAGAAACTCTTTTGACGGAGAACTTCCATGGCTGAAGTCCCCTTCCTGCCCAGCCCCGAACACCTGCCCGGCGCCAACATCAAGGTGGTGGGCGTGGGCGGCGCGGGCTGCAACGCCATCAACCGCATGCTCCAGAGCGGCATCGTCGGCGTGCAGTTCATCGCCATGAACACCGACCGGCAGAGCCTCGCCCAGAGCAAGGCCCACGTGCAGATGCCGCTGGGGCCCACCAGCTCCCGCGGCGGCCTGGGCGCCGGGGGCAACCCGGACCGCGGCGCGGTGGCGGCGGAAGAAAGCCGTGAAGAAATCCTCGCGGCGCTCTCCGGCGCGGACATGGTGTTCATCACCGCGGGCATGGGCGGCGGCACCGGCACCGGCGCCGCCCCGCTCATCGCCGCCTACGCGCGGGAACAGGGCGCGCTCACGGTTTCGGTGGTGCTCACGCCCTTCGCGTGGGAAGGCCCCCGCAAAGCGGAAAAGGCCTTGAACGGCCTGGCGAACCTGCGGGACACCTCAGATACGGTGATCGTCGTCTCCAATGAAAAGCTCATGAGCGTGTGCGAGCGCGGCACCAAGATGACCGACGCCTACCAGATGGCCGACGGCGTCCTGATCCAGGGCGTGCGCGGCATCGCGGACCTCATCCTGCGGCCGGGCCTCGTGAACCTGGATTTCGCGGACGTGGAATCGGTGCTCAAGGACGGCGGCGAAGCCTTCATCGGCACGGGCATGGGCCGTGGCGAGGAAGCCGTCATGGACGCTTTGCTGAAAGCCCTCGCGAGCCCCCTGCTGGACCGCGCCGCCGACGGCTTCGCCACCAACGTGATCGTGTCCGTCATGGCCCACCCGGACCAGGTGGGCTTCAGCGAATTCAGCACCGCCATGAACTACCTGCACGAACGCTTCGAGGGCCGCGCGGAGATCAAGCCCGGCCAGGTGCTGGCGCCGGAGATGGAGGACCGCGTCGTCGTCACGGTGCTGGCTTCGGGTTTCGAATCGGCCACGTCATCCACCAGCCTGAGCCTCTACCAGCGCACCGTGGCGCCGTCCATGGACAATGCTCCCCACAACACGCCCAGCGGCCGCGTCTACGGCGAAGTGCCGCCGGAGGCCCATCCCGGCCATCCGTCCAGCGGCCCGCTGCCTTCCGCCACGCCCACGCGCCTGATGCCCCAGGGCCCAACCCCCAGCGGCGAAATGGCCACCCAAGCCGAAGACCTGCACGTGCCGGCGATCATCAGGCTGAGCCAGGGAAGATTGCCGATCGAATAAAAGTGGCGGAAAGACTGGATTAATTGCTCAGTACGCCGCCCCGCGATCCACTCGCCGCGCCAGCTCGCTTGCATAGCTGCGGCCGAGCATGTCGGCATTCGCCTGGATCCATTCGCTCAGTCGGGTTTTGCCCGCAGGCGGCGACGGGGTGTACAGCAAGTCGGCCATCAGCCCTTCAATCTCTTCTTGCGTGATGGTCACGTCCCTGGCCAGCCAGCCGAGCGCCTGTCCGGCCAGCAGGCCCAGGCGCGGCGGCACGCTGAACACCGGGCAGCGCACATCGAGCAAACGGGCGATGGTCCGCACCAGTTCGCGGTAGGTGTAGGTCTCCGGTCCAATGGCGTCAATCACCTCATCCTCGCGCCCCGCGCCGCAGCGCACGGCCAGGTCCGCCAAGTCTTCGACGTAGATCGGCTGCAGGCGGTACCGCCCGTCGCCGAACACGCCGAACACCGGCAGGCGGCGCACCGCCCAGGCGATGTTGTTGATGAGGATGTCCTCCTTGCCGAAGATCACCGCCGGCCGCAGGATGGCGTAGGAAATCCCGCTTTCCGTCAATGCCCTTTCAAGCATCGCTTTGCCGCGGAAATACTCGAGCGGGGAGCTTTCGGAGGGGTTGGTGATGCTGACGTGGACGATGCGCCGCACCCCGGCCTGTTGGGCGGCTTTGAACAGCGCCAGAGTGTTCCGCACGGCCTCCTGGTGGCGGAACAGCTTGTGGTTGAAGCGCACCCAGTACGTGTTGTAGAGCACTTCGACCTTTTCCAGGGACCGCGCCAGCGCCGCCGGGTCTTCAAAGTTGAAGGGGACCGCGCGCACCTGCCCGCCGAATGGGTTTGGGCGCTGCCCCGAGTCGGTCAACGTGATCACCTGCTGGCCTTGGGCCAGCAGGCGGCTGGCGATGTATTTTCCGGAGTAGCCATACGCACCGGTGACGGCTTGAATCGTCTTGTCTGGCATCTCATTTCTCCTTGTCGCTGGTGCCGGGGCCGACTGCGGCGCCGCCCATCAGTTTCCGGAGCGCGCCGATGCGCAGGCTGTCGAAGGCCATCACCATCGCCACCAGCTGGTCCAGCGCCCGGAAGAAGGTTTGCATCGCATTCATTCGCTGGCGGTAAAATCCGGCCAACTCCATCTCTTCGCTAGAGAAGCCTTTGACGGCCTTGGGATCGAGCAGGGCCAAGCTGTCATCCACACTGCGCAGGGCCCGGTCGAATTCGCTCTTTTCGCGCTCCCGCAGGATGCCCTTGATCACCTTCCAGAAATCCGTTTCGGCAGTGTAGTAATCCTTGCGTTCGCCGATGCGCGCGATCTTGTGCACCATGCCCAGGCGCTCCAGGTGGCGCACGTTGGTGCTGACGGCGCCCTTGGTGACGTTGGCCTGCACCACCAGCTCATCCAGGGAGATCGCCTGGGACGAGAGGTATATGGCGCCGTAAATGGCGCCCATCGCCTTGGGAAAGCCCCAGAAGTGGCTGATCCGGGCCATGCCCAGGATGAAGTTGTCGCGGGATTGTTGGAGGGGAGTAGGGGTCATTATTTTCTTTCCGTACACTACATTTAGTTTCTACTAAATGTAGTGTACGTTTCGAACTATAATTGTCAAGATGCAGCGGAGACCCAGGATCCGTTTTTTTTCGCCTCTTGTTTTTCGTTTTTTATTCGCCATACTTGATACCCCCTGGAGGTATCCGTGCTGGCGATGTGGGTTCCCGAACTGCCGTTCCAACTGGCCTGCGCGCGGGATGCGGGCCTGCGGGACCGCCCCCTGGCCTTTTTGAATCCCGAAAGCCCGCGGAGCCCGGCGGTCTGGTTCGCCAACCGCCGGGCCCGGGCGGAGGGCCTGGCGGCCGGCGATCCCCTGGATCTCGCCCTGCGCCGCCTGCCCCAGTTGCGGGTGCTGGATGCCCAGCCCCAGACCTGGTGGGAGGCCCAGGCTTTCCTGGGG includes the following:
- a CDS encoding acyltransferase, with translation MALAVVVYHTSLWTELFAPAGGATTMLAKLGIYGVQGFFVISGFCFFHLYGGTVFDGPALRRFFLKRWMRLAPLFFVVVGLNLLFHQKAGPDPNLRMIAENLTLAFGFFHPNHALVVGGWSIGVEAVFYAALPSLILATRAHKGFLYVFAALLLWASTPWSLRWVLEAEPWNRFHAYVQVSNHAFLFLLGGILAHLRSRTAFRLKPLPFAILLAALAAITFGLHRGFYDHFDIMAGPARYQFSALCVAVVGCFAFADVKESKGVHPFVVLGDLSYGTYLLHPLANALLLWLGMAKQGWTTFGLGLGLTLLLAYVSYRFLEKPAMALARK
- the frr gene encoding ribosome recycling factor — protein: MTLDSIFQDASKRMSVSIETLRKEMATIRTGRANASILDTLQVEYYGTLCPLSQVASISVPESSMLVLQPFDKTSIKAIETAILKSDLGLNPGNDGNVIRLPIPPLNEERRRDLVKVVHRLAEEIKTAIRNVRRDANDHVKKLEKDKAPGVSEDTAKKLADEIQKLTDARVKEVDEAVKHKEAEIMKV
- a CDS encoding TSUP family transporter yields the protein MAAPTLALLALASLAAGFMDAVVGGGGLITMPALMLGLPAGTPLPTILGTNKVLACTGTTMAAGKFLRSGVMRWQDMAGPVFASMLGACGGVALAYFLQGRFEALLRPVMLAVMVAMLAFTLLKPGLGHLHAPKFGLGHQRGLAMAIALCLGFYDGLFGPGTGSVLIFLFVAVLGFDFLRSSALAKSVNWASNITAMTLFLWHGSWIPVVALSMAVANGVGGYLGAHVALEKGSSWVRAMFIAVVSALILRLGWQVWFG
- a CDS encoding ABC transporter permease; this translates as MRSFEAYVANRYLTTRKKGAFVRVMVRFARWGIAVGVFAMVITLALMNGFREEIQANLFSATSHFSVFHLAGDIPDTAAALKAVRGTKGVRAASPIRREKGLLRLPGVDGPPAAVAVNAIDPGSARSTSSLLDSVKPIRIEDLREGEIVLGRELANNLQLRVGDTVAIATLRLQLGLSGLQPKLQAFKVAGIFQSHISEYDTNWVFVHILDAERLARTDQAETIEVRAADTEAIGEAKAAVLAALNQEGRGGFMTTDLRDTNKALFEALKVEKWIFTAILSLIVLVAAFNIVASLVLFVTEKRRDLGVLLSLGATPRQIRRLFEWQGLRIGAVGTLWGLGLSVPFCLVADRYKLVKLPSAVYDFITYIPFRLHLSDLLFVTIFPLLVAWLASRYPARRAAALNPVDALRAE
- a CDS encoding 3'-5' exonuclease, with product MTLANSYLFLDTETGGLDPRSHSLLSLGLVVGDASGVADSSEILIRHEPYVVTGGGMKVNRIDLAAHHEAALPPAEAMDRVDEFLNRHFPERMRVTLVGHNIAFDQAFLSEFLLSTGRDPEGRFHHRIVDTHSIASALRDAGKLDLQRLSSDSLFEHFGILVPAEKRHTALGDSLATFHLYWKLVELCR
- a CDS encoding ABC transporter ATP-binding protein, encoding MIGRALSVQGLKKAYADAEHPVFDGFSLEVEAGCLCALVGVSGVGKTTLLNCVAGLDRWEGGSIRIGGTPVPESAGDRSLYRREHVGLAFQQPHLLPEFTVRENLEMPFRIEGALTAGREEWILELLEMVGILHLSERLPNQLSSGQAARVGLARALVRRPSLWLLDEPTGNLDPETADEAFALLLKLHRELRPTTLLVTHNPDLADRCERTVRLGGH
- a CDS encoding YceI family protein, whose translation is MSRTPIVLAALLLIAPSLALTAGDRTFTPDTIHSRIGFSAKTLFKVEGSFGKYATDISGDPDTLENAKVRLEIDVASINTENKSRDGHLKSPDFFDAAKYPKILFTSSKVWKQGSQVMVQGTLDMHGVKQELTIPFEPSFGKNGAGADTWSYEGSLKIDRNNWGVGSGSIAAKIGLKDTVELNLQLVGFFHEPEAAKPVPAKAPAKKRKKAK
- the ruvX gene encoding Holliday junction resolvase RuvX, which encodes MRWMALDHGTKRIGIAFSDELEILASPFEVWPQEGDATLRKLARLCREEGVQALLVGLPRHKDGAESATAPLARSFGAALASLTGLPLRFGDEHLSSMEAERLLAQRGVKPKDRKARLDAAAAAVILNDFIESRRAAKAPVSEPGP